One Hippoglossus stenolepis isolate QCI-W04-F060 chromosome 22, HSTE1.2, whole genome shotgun sequence DNA segment encodes these proteins:
- the LOC118101878 gene encoding ninjurin-2 isoform X3 — translation MQGMGKTERGEQGRDIDLTSLRSTMPAGGPLQGGSNLNMNLYATKKSAAEGMLDIALFLANITHMKTVIEQGAGYRYYAAVLTLISFSLALQIVAGVLIIVIGRRDLNNSALQKRLDYLNNMTTIIVFITSVLNFFISTFGMQRTGYFPWLMRRFH, via the exons ATGCAGGGAATggggaagacagagagaggggagcaggGCCGAGACATCGACCTGACATCGCTGAGATCCACCATGCCGGCTGGCGGCCCGCTGCAG GGCGGTTCCAACCTGAACATGAACCTGTACGCCACCAAGAAGTCGGCAGCTGAGGGCATGTTGGACATCGCTCTGTTCCTGGCcaacatcacacacatgaaGACGGTCATCGAACAGGGAGCTGgatacag GTACTACGCTGCTGTTCTGACGCTCATCTCCTTCTCCCTGGCTCTTCAGATTGTGGCTGGAGTCCTGATCATCGTCATCG GACGTCGGGACCTGAATAACTCTGCTCTCCAGAAGCGTCTGGACTACCTGAACAACATGACGACCATCATAGTCTTCATCACCTCAGTCCTCAACTTCTTCATCAGTACCTTCGGCATGCAGCGCACTGGATACTTCCCATGGCTCATGAGGCGCTTTcactga
- the LOC118101878 gene encoding ninjurin-2 isoform X2, producing MQGMGKTERGEQGRDIDLTSLRSTMPAGGPLQGGSNLNMNLYATKKSAAEGMLDIALFLANITHMKTVIEQGAGYRYYAAVLTLISFSLALQIVAGVLIIVIARRDLNVVSNQKRLDYLNNVATGVIFVTTVINFFVSFFGSKRTGFFRWLLARLHF from the exons ATGCAGGGAATggggaagacagagagaggggagcaggGCCGAGACATCGACCTGACATCGCTGAGATCCACCATGCCGGCTGGCGGCCCGCTGCAG GGCGGTTCCAACCTGAACATGAACCTGTACGCCACCAAGAAGTCGGCAGCTGAGGGCATGTTGGACATCGCTCTGTTCCTGGCcaacatcacacacatgaaGACGGTCATCGAACAGGGAGCTGgatacag GTACTACGCTGCTGTTCTGACGCTCATCTCCTTCTCCCTGGCTCTTCAGATTGTGGCTGGAGTCCTGATCATCGTCATCG ccCGCAGGGACCTGAACGTGGTGTCCAATCAGAAACGACTCGACTACCTGAACAACGTTGCCACAGGCGTCATCTTTGTCACCACAGTGATAAACTTCTTCGTCAGCTTCTTCGGGTCCAAGAGGACGGGCTTCTTCCGCTGGCTGCTGGCTCGACTCCacttctga
- the LOC118101878 gene encoding ninjurin-2 isoform X1, with protein sequence MQGMGKTERGEQGRDIDLTSLRSTMPAGGPLQGGSNLNMNLYATKKSAAEGMLDIALFLANITHMKTVIEQGAGYRYYAAVLTLISFSLALQIVAGVLIIVIARFELTLLPSCQRCLNFLNNLITGIIFLTLIVNIIKSAFGTQRSWLLGWMFQRFFL encoded by the exons ATGCAGGGAATggggaagacagagagaggggagcaggGCCGAGACATCGACCTGACATCGCTGAGATCCACCATGCCGGCTGGCGGCCCGCTGCAG GGCGGTTCCAACCTGAACATGAACCTGTACGCCACCAAGAAGTCGGCAGCTGAGGGCATGTTGGACATCGCTCTGTTCCTGGCcaacatcacacacatgaaGACGGTCATCGAACAGGGAGCTGgatacag GTACTACGCTGCTGTTCTGACGCTCATCTCCTTCTCCCTGGCTCTTCAGATTGTGGCTGGAGTCCTGATCATCGTCATCG ctcgTTTTGAACTgaccctcctcccctcctgtcAGCGGTGTTTAAACTTCCTGAACAATCTGATCACAGGCATCATCTTCCTCACCCTCATCGTCAACATCATTAAATCGGCCTTCGGCACACAGCGCAGCTGGCTGCTGGGATGGATGTTTCAGCGTTTCTTCCTATga
- the LOC118101878 gene encoding ninjurin-2 isoform X4 produces MQGMGKTERGEQGRDIDLTSLRSTMPAGGPLQGGSNLNMNLYATKKSAAEGMLDIALFLANITHMKTVIEQGAGYRYYAAVLTLISFSLALQIVAGVLIIVIARKDITEEANQKRLNTLNNMTTILIFLIFVTNICITVFGMERTGLFARMHF; encoded by the exons ATGCAGGGAATggggaagacagagagaggggagcaggGCCGAGACATCGACCTGACATCGCTGAGATCCACCATGCCGGCTGGCGGCCCGCTGCAG GGCGGTTCCAACCTGAACATGAACCTGTACGCCACCAAGAAGTCGGCAGCTGAGGGCATGTTGGACATCGCTCTGTTCCTGGCcaacatcacacacatgaaGACGGTCATCGAACAGGGAGCTGgatacag GTACTACGCTGCTGTTCTGACGCTCATCTCCTTCTCCCTGGCTCTTCAGATTGTGGCTGGAGTCCTGATCATCGTCATCG CCAGGAAGGACATCACTGAAGAGGCCAACCAGAAGCGTCTGAACACTCTGAACAACATGACAAccatcctcatcttcctcatcttcgtCACCAACATCTGCATCACAGTGTTTGGGATGGAGCGAACTGGCCTGTTTGCCAGGATGCATTTCTGA